A single Oncorhynchus mykiss isolate Arlee chromosome 22, USDA_OmykA_1.1, whole genome shotgun sequence DNA region contains:
- the LOC110501851 gene encoding isocitrate dehydrogenase [NADP] cytoplasmic isoform X2 — MSQKIKAGSVVEMQGDEMTRVIWELIKEKLIFPYLEMDLHSYDLGMENRDATDDKVTVEAAEATRRYNVGIKCATITPDENRVEEFKLKQMWRSPNGTIRNILGGTVFREAIICKNIPRLVPGWVKPIIIGRHAHGDQYKATDFVVPGPGRLEMKFTPKIGEPMNFVVHDFEGSGGVALGMYNTDSSIRDFAHSSFQMGLQKAWPLYLSTKNTILKKYDGRFKDIFQEIYEKQYRSKFEQKGIWYEHRLIDDMVAQAMKSDGGFIWACKNYDGDVQSDSVAQGYGSLGMMTSVLICPDGRTVESEAAHGTVTRHYRQHQQGKETSTNPIASIFAWSRGLLHRAKLDDNAELRVFAEALEVVCVETIEAGFMTKDLAICIKGMADTKRSDYLNTFEFLDKLSENLKTKMSNQPKL; from the exons ATGTCCCAGAAGATCAAGGCAGGGTCGGTGGTGGAGATGCAGGGGGATGAGATGACCAGAGTCATCTGGGAGCTCATTAAGGAGAAGCTCATCTTCCCCTACCTGGAGATGGACCTGCACAG CTACGACCTGGGCATGGAGAACCGTGATGCCACGGACGACAAGGTGACGGTTGAGGCGGCGGAGGCGACGCGGCGCTACAACGTGGGCATTAAGTGTGCCACCATCACGCCGGATGAAAACCGGGTGGAGGAGTTCAAGCTAAAGCAGATGTGGCGCTCGCCCAACGGGACCATCCGTAACATCCTGGGAGGCACCGTGTTCAGGGAGGCCATCATCTGTAAGAACATCCCCCGCCTGGTGCCCGGCTGGGTCAAACCAATCATCATCGGCAGGCATGCCCACGGAGACCAG TACAAGGCCACAGACTTTGTGGTACCTGGACCTGGGAGACTGGAGATGAAATTCACACCCAAGATTGGGGAGCCAATGAACTTTGTCGTCCATGACTTTGAAG GTTCAGGTGGTGTGGCTCTGGGGATGTACAACACAGACAGCTCCATCAGGGACTTTGCCCACAGCTCCTTCCAGATGGGGCTGCAAAAAGCCTGGCCTCTGTACCTCAGCACCAAGAACACCATCCTCAAGAAGTATGACGGGCGCTTCAAAGATATCTTCCAGGAGATCTATGAAAA GCAGTACCGCTCTAAGTTTGAGCAGAAGGGGATCTGGTATGAGCATCGTCTGATTGATGACATGGTGGCTCAGGCCATGAAGTCTGATGGAGGATTCATCTGGGCCTGCAAGAACTACGACGGGGACGTCCAGTCTGACTCTGTAGCCCAAG GTTATGGGTCCCTTGGTATGATGACCAGTGTGCTCATCTGTCCTGACGGTCGTACGGTGGAGTCGGAGGCGGCCCACGGCACGGTAACGCGCCACTACAGACAGCACCAGCAGGGCAAGGAGACATCCACCAACCCCATCG cgtCCATCTTTGCTTGGTCGCGGGGGCTGCTGCACCGGGCAAAGCTGGATGACAACGCAGAGCTGCGTGTGTTTGCTGAGGCCCTGGAGGTCGTCTGCGTGGAGACCATCGAGGCTGGCTTCATGACCAAGGATCTGGCTATCTGTATCAAAGGCATGGCAGA TACCAAACGCTCAGACTACCTGAACACCTTTGAGTTCCTGGATAAACTGTCAGAGAACCTGAAGACCAAGATGTCCAACCAACCCAAACTGTGA
- the LOC110501851 gene encoding isocitrate dehydrogenase [NADP] cytoplasmic isoform X1 — MLGAPDRLRFGGFRMSQKIKAGSVVEMQGDEMTRVIWELIKEKLIFPYLEMDLHSYDLGMENRDATDDKVTVEAAEATRRYNVGIKCATITPDENRVEEFKLKQMWRSPNGTIRNILGGTVFREAIICKNIPRLVPGWVKPIIIGRHAHGDQYKATDFVVPGPGRLEMKFTPKIGEPMNFVVHDFEGSGGVALGMYNTDSSIRDFAHSSFQMGLQKAWPLYLSTKNTILKKYDGRFKDIFQEIYEKQYRSKFEQKGIWYEHRLIDDMVAQAMKSDGGFIWACKNYDGDVQSDSVAQGYGSLGMMTSVLICPDGRTVESEAAHGTVTRHYRQHQQGKETSTNPIASIFAWSRGLLHRAKLDDNAELRVFAEALEVVCVETIEAGFMTKDLAICIKGMADTKRSDYLNTFEFLDKLSENLKTKMSNQPKL; from the exons ATGCTCGGTGCGCCAGATCGACTACGGTTTGGAG GTTTCAGGATGTCCCAGAAGATCAAGGCAGGGTCGGTGGTGGAGATGCAGGGGGATGAGATGACCAGAGTCATCTGGGAGCTCATTAAGGAGAAGCTCATCTTCCCCTACCTGGAGATGGACCTGCACAG CTACGACCTGGGCATGGAGAACCGTGATGCCACGGACGACAAGGTGACGGTTGAGGCGGCGGAGGCGACGCGGCGCTACAACGTGGGCATTAAGTGTGCCACCATCACGCCGGATGAAAACCGGGTGGAGGAGTTCAAGCTAAAGCAGATGTGGCGCTCGCCCAACGGGACCATCCGTAACATCCTGGGAGGCACCGTGTTCAGGGAGGCCATCATCTGTAAGAACATCCCCCGCCTGGTGCCCGGCTGGGTCAAACCAATCATCATCGGCAGGCATGCCCACGGAGACCAG TACAAGGCCACAGACTTTGTGGTACCTGGACCTGGGAGACTGGAGATGAAATTCACACCCAAGATTGGGGAGCCAATGAACTTTGTCGTCCATGACTTTGAAG GTTCAGGTGGTGTGGCTCTGGGGATGTACAACACAGACAGCTCCATCAGGGACTTTGCCCACAGCTCCTTCCAGATGGGGCTGCAAAAAGCCTGGCCTCTGTACCTCAGCACCAAGAACACCATCCTCAAGAAGTATGACGGGCGCTTCAAAGATATCTTCCAGGAGATCTATGAAAA GCAGTACCGCTCTAAGTTTGAGCAGAAGGGGATCTGGTATGAGCATCGTCTGATTGATGACATGGTGGCTCAGGCCATGAAGTCTGATGGAGGATTCATCTGGGCCTGCAAGAACTACGACGGGGACGTCCAGTCTGACTCTGTAGCCCAAG GTTATGGGTCCCTTGGTATGATGACCAGTGTGCTCATCTGTCCTGACGGTCGTACGGTGGAGTCGGAGGCGGCCCACGGCACGGTAACGCGCCACTACAGACAGCACCAGCAGGGCAAGGAGACATCCACCAACCCCATCG cgtCCATCTTTGCTTGGTCGCGGGGGCTGCTGCACCGGGCAAAGCTGGATGACAACGCAGAGCTGCGTGTGTTTGCTGAGGCCCTGGAGGTCGTCTGCGTGGAGACCATCGAGGCTGGCTTCATGACCAAGGATCTGGCTATCTGTATCAAAGGCATGGCAGA TACCAAACGCTCAGACTACCTGAACACCTTTGAGTTCCTGGATAAACTGTCAGAGAACCTGAAGACCAAGATGTCCAACCAACCCAAACTGTGA